From Hydra vulgaris chromosome 15, alternate assembly HydraT2T_AEP, one genomic window encodes:
- the LOC100207927 gene encoding plasmolipin isoform X3: protein MNGYQLFKLHQKLSSQPTKKPNDKKNAIKLDMKPNMRFVCSPPGILLIINKILLLIAWLIIARWKSQSTLSSLISNSVSFFMATTVIPWLIIVVLFLLYLFNVTTKIPINWPLTLLVHCIFWVILIMISSIIIAINARKHHEPGLAASSAFGFISCLGLSIEGIFHFTEYRS, encoded by the exons ATGAATGGTTATCAGCTATTTAAGTTACATCAAAAAct GTCATCGCAGCCAACAAAGAAACCCAACGATAAAAAGAATGCCATAAAACTTGATATGAAACCGAACATGAGATTTGTTTGTTCTCCTCCTGGTATACTGTTGATCATAAACAaa attttacttttaattgcaTGGTTAATAATCGCACGCTGGAAAAGTCAATCAACTTTGTCAAGTCTTATATCAAATAGCGTTTCATTTTTCATGGCTACTACTGTGATACCTTGGTTAATAATCGTcgtactttttttgttatatctttttaacGTTACCACGAAAATTCCTATCAACTGGCCTCTAAca CTTTTAGTTCATTGCATCTTCTGGGTCATTCTTATAATGATATCTTCAATAATTATCGCCATCAATGCAAGAAAACATCATGAACCTGGATTAGCAGCATCGTCg gCTTTTGGATTCATATCTTGTCTTGGTTTATCAATTGAGGGAATCTTCCATTTCACGGAATATAGAAGTTAA
- the LOC100207927 gene encoding plasmolipin isoform X2: MVISYLSYIKNFCISIICAARRHASNDSRDTRSIMSSQPTKKPNDKKNAIKLDMKPNMRFVCSPPGILLIINKILLLIAWLIIARWKSQSTLSSLISNSVSFFMATTVIPWLIIVVLFLLYLFNVTTKIPINWPLTLLVHCIFWVILIMISSIIIAINARKHHEPGLAASSAFGFISCLGLSIEGIFHFTEYRS; encoded by the exons ATGGTTATCAGCTATTTAAGTTACATCAAAAAct tCTGTATAAGCATAATATGTGCAGCAAGAAGACATGCATCGAATGACAGCAGAGACACTCGCAGCATAAT GTCATCGCAGCCAACAAAGAAACCCAACGATAAAAAGAATGCCATAAAACTTGATATGAAACCGAACATGAGATTTGTTTGTTCTCCTCCTGGTATACTGTTGATCATAAACAaa attttacttttaattgcaTGGTTAATAATCGCACGCTGGAAAAGTCAATCAACTTTGTCAAGTCTTATATCAAATAGCGTTTCATTTTTCATGGCTACTACTGTGATACCTTGGTTAATAATCGTcgtactttttttgttatatctttttaacGTTACCACGAAAATTCCTATCAACTGGCCTCTAAca CTTTTAGTTCATTGCATCTTCTGGGTCATTCTTATAATGATATCTTCAATAATTATCGCCATCAATGCAAGAAAACATCATGAACCTGGATTAGCAGCATCGTCg gCTTTTGGATTCATATCTTGTCTTGGTTTATCAATTGAGGGAATCTTCCATTTCACGGAATATAGAAGTTAA